The following proteins are encoded in a genomic region of bacterium:
- a CDS encoding TonB-dependent receptor yields MSAVAHRLAALVVAGAFVFVALAAGAVPAGTAALSGRLIDAETGAPVQAAELSLPDLGQRASSDTEGAFAFAALPAEPFTLVVSHLGYEARVLVVDPAAQGETPLVLRLRPIYYRGEKVVVSASRYGPELHLTQTNLTGEQIAARAAEKDLPLLLESTPGVYATSDAGNGVGYTALKLRGFDQKRIGVMINGIPLNDPEDHQVYWVDMPDLAASLADVQIQRGVTNSLGGMSAIAGSVNLVTEVLGDERGGRLQLAGGSFGTARQSLAWQSGLLGGRFAMGARISHLASDGYRERSGSDQWGVFWSGRYLTPASSTQVNIYSGRERTHQAWYGLSERALIENRRGNPETYANAVDDFRQPHYELHHRWTLRENLEWASSLYWIHGEGFYENFKADADPVAFGLDTALGVPDSVPRDLVRRKWVDKDQRGLLRRVTWTKGPSRLILGGDAYDFQSRHWGDLQFVEGFASDAAVFLPPYHEYTGDKSVWSVYANEQFALGWGLSALVDLHFQHKQYDFFQQATGNFP; encoded by the coding sequence ATGTCCGCAGTCGCCCACCGCCTGGCGGCCCTCGTCGTCGCCGGCGCCTTCGTGTTCGTCGCCCTCGCCGCGGGCGCGGTGCCGGCCGGCACGGCCGCGCTCAGCGGCCGTCTGATCGACGCCGAGACCGGCGCGCCGGTGCAGGCGGCCGAGCTCTCCCTGCCCGATCTCGGGCAGCGCGCGAGCAGCGACACCGAGGGCGCCTTCGCCTTTGCCGCGCTGCCCGCGGAGCCCTTCACGCTGGTCGTCAGCCATCTCGGCTACGAGGCGCGGGTCCTCGTCGTCGATCCCGCCGCCCAGGGCGAGACCCCGCTCGTCCTCAGGCTGCGGCCGATCTACTACCGCGGCGAGAAGGTGGTGGTCAGCGCCTCGCGCTACGGCCCCGAGCTGCACCTGACGCAGACGAACCTGACCGGCGAGCAGATCGCCGCGCGCGCCGCCGAGAAGGACCTGCCGCTGTTGCTCGAGTCGACGCCGGGCGTCTACGCCACGAGCGACGCGGGCAACGGCGTCGGCTACACCGCCCTCAAGCTGCGCGGCTTCGACCAGAAGCGCATCGGCGTGATGATCAACGGCATTCCCCTCAACGACCCCGAGGACCACCAGGTCTACTGGGTGGACATGCCGGACCTCGCGGCTTCCCTGGCGGACGTGCAGATCCAGCGCGGCGTCACCAACTCGCTAGGCGGCATGAGCGCCATCGCCGGCTCCGTGAACCTGGTGACCGAAGTGCTCGGGGACGAGCGCGGCGGCCGCCTGCAGCTCGCCGGCGGCAGCTTCGGCACCGCGCGCCAGAGCCTCGCCTGGCAGAGCGGCCTGCTCGGCGGGCGCTTCGCGATGGGCGCGCGCATCAGCCACCTCGCCAGCGACGGCTACCGCGAGCGCTCGGGCAGCGATCAGTGGGGCGTCTTCTGGAGTGGGCGCTACCTGACGCCGGCCAGCTCGACGCAGGTGAACATCTACTCGGGTCGCGAGCGGACCCACCAGGCCTGGTATGGGCTCAGCGAGCGCGCGCTGATCGAGAACCGCCGCGGCAACCCCGAGACCTACGCCAACGCGGTGGACGACTTCCGCCAGCCGCACTACGAACTGCACCACCGCTGGACCCTGCGCGAGAACCTCGAGTGGGCGAGCAGCCTCTACTGGATCCATGGCGAGGGCTTCTACGAGAACTTCAAGGCCGACGCCGACCCGGTCGCCTTCGGGCTCGACACGGCGCTGGGCGTGCCCGATTCCGTGCCGCGCGATCTCGTCCGCCGCAAGTGGGTGGACAAGGATCAGCGCGGGCTCCTCCGCCGCGTCACCTGGACCAAGGGGCCGAGCCGGCTGATCCTGGGCGGCGACGCCTACGACTTCCAGTCGCGGCACTGGGGCGACCTCCAGTTCGTCGAGGGCTTCGCCAGCGACGCGGCGGTCTTCCTGCCCCCCTACCACGAGTACACGGGCGACAAGTCGGTCTGGTCGGTCTACGCGAACGAGCAGTTCGCGCTCGGCTGGGGTCTGAGCGCCCTCGTCGACCTCCACTTCCAGCACAAGCAGTACGACTTCTTCCAGCAGGCCACGGGCAACTTCCCCC
- the acs gene encoding acetate--CoA ligase — protein MILEKLYPVPAAVRAKAHVNKAQYEAMYKRSLADPEGFWAEMATRITWHRKWDKVQQWEFDTPDIKWFIGGQLNVSYNCLDRHVEAGNGNKTSIIWEGENGDARKYTYASLLAEVKKFANVLKAKGVVKGDRVCIYMPMVPELAIAMLACTRIGAIHSIVFGGFSADSLKDRINDSACKVLVTTDASYRGAKVVPLKANADEALRNTPSIQTCVVYNRANHPVDMKAGRDVWWHEEMAKAEAECPPVWMDAEDPLFILYTSGSTGKPKGVLHTTGGYLVYAALTHELVFDYQDGDVYWCTADIGWVTGHSYIVYGPLANGANTIMFEGIPSYPDFGRFWQVVEKYKVTIFYTAPTAIRACMREGDEWPRKYDRSSLRILGTVGEPINPEAWRWYYDVIGERRCPIVDTWWQTETGGILITPLPGAIDLKPGSATLPFFGVVPVLMDAEGKVIEGPGSGNLCIKQPWPGIMRTVYGDHKRFFETYFSAYKGMYMTGDGCRRDEDGYYWITGRVDDVINVSGHRMGTAEVESALVSHPKVAEAAVVGYPHEIKGQGIYAYVTLNQGEQYTDALKRELVGHVRKEIGPIAAPDVIHWAPGLPKTRSGKIMRRILRKIAEGTPDQIGDTSTLADPSVVDNLLAEMKR, from the coding sequence ATGATCCTCGAGAAGTTGTATCCCGTCCCCGCCGCCGTGCGCGCGAAGGCGCACGTCAACAAGGCGCAGTACGAGGCGATGTACAAGCGCTCCCTCGCGGATCCCGAGGGCTTCTGGGCGGAGATGGCCACGCGCATCACCTGGCACAGGAAGTGGGACAAGGTCCAGCAGTGGGAATTCGACACGCCGGACATCAAGTGGTTCATCGGCGGCCAGCTCAACGTCAGCTACAACTGCCTGGACCGCCACGTCGAGGCCGGCAACGGGAACAAGACCTCGATCATCTGGGAGGGCGAGAACGGCGACGCCCGCAAGTACACCTACGCCAGCCTGCTCGCCGAGGTGAAGAAGTTCGCCAACGTGCTGAAGGCCAAGGGCGTCGTGAAGGGGGATCGCGTCTGCATCTACATGCCGATGGTGCCCGAGCTGGCGATCGCGATGCTCGCCTGCACGCGCATCGGCGCCATCCACAGCATCGTCTTCGGCGGCTTCAGCGCGGACAGCCTGAAGGATCGCATCAACGACAGCGCCTGCAAGGTGCTGGTGACCACGGACGCCAGCTACCGCGGCGCCAAGGTCGTCCCGCTCAAGGCCAACGCCGACGAGGCGCTGCGCAACACGCCGAGCATCCAGACCTGCGTCGTCTACAATCGCGCGAACCACCCGGTGGACATGAAGGCCGGCCGCGACGTCTGGTGGCACGAGGAGATGGCCAAGGCGGAGGCCGAGTGCCCGCCGGTCTGGATGGACGCCGAGGACCCGCTCTTCATCCTCTACACCAGCGGCTCGACGGGCAAGCCCAAGGGCGTGCTGCACACGACGGGCGGCTACCTGGTCTACGCCGCGCTCACCCACGAGCTGGTCTTCGACTACCAGGACGGCGACGTCTACTGGTGCACGGCGGACATCGGCTGGGTGACGGGGCACAGCTACATCGTCTACGGGCCGCTGGCCAACGGCGCCAACACGATCATGTTCGAGGGCATCCCGAGCTACCCCGACTTCGGCCGCTTCTGGCAGGTGGTCGAGAAGTACAAGGTGACGATCTTCTACACCGCGCCGACGGCGATCCGCGCCTGCATGCGCGAGGGCGACGAGTGGCCGCGCAAGTACGATCGCAGCAGCCTGCGCATCCTCGGCACGGTGGGCGAGCCGATCAACCCCGAGGCCTGGCGCTGGTACTACGATGTCATCGGTGAAAGACGCTGTCCTATCGTCGACACTTGGTGGCAGACCGAGACCGGCGGCATCCTGATCACCCCGCTGCCCGGCGCGATCGATCTCAAGCCCGGCAGCGCGACGCTGCCCTTCTTCGGGGTCGTGCCCGTGCTGATGGACGCCGAGGGCAAGGTGATCGAGGGCCCCGGCAGCGGCAACCTCTGCATCAAGCAGCCCTGGCCGGGCATCATGCGCACGGTCTACGGCGACCACAAGCGCTTCTTCGAGACCTACTTCTCGGCCTACAAGGGCATGTACATGACCGGCGACGGCTGCCGCCGCGACGAGGACGGCTATTACTGGATCACCGGCCGCGTGGACGACGTCATCAACGTCAGCGGCCACCGCATGGGCACGGCCGAGGTCGAGAGCGCGCTGGTCAGCCACCCGAAGGTGGCCGAGGCTGCCGTGGTTGGCTACCCGCACGAGATCAAGGGCCAGGGCATCTACGCCTACGTGACCTTGAACCAGGGCGAGCAGTACACGGACGCGCTGAAGAGGGAGCTGGTCGGCCACGTGCGCAAGGAGATCGGCCCCATCGCGGCGCCGGACGTGATCCACTGGGCGCCCGGTCTGCCCAAGACCCGCTCGGGCAAGATCATGCGCCGTATCCTGCGCAAGATCGCCGAGGGCACGCCCGACCAGATCGGCGACACCTCGACGCTGGCCGATCCGAGCGTCGTGGACAACCTGCTGGCGGAGATGAAGCGTTAG
- a CDS encoding helix-turn-helix transcriptional regulator, with protein sequence MTPPPIGNRIRRLRFEHGEMTQQELAARCGVSRQTILALEAGRYGPSLALAFRIARIFATTVEAVFTWAGEEDTRQPPR encoded by the coding sequence ATGACGCCGCCGCCCATCGGCAATCGCATCCGCCGCTTGCGCTTCGAACATGGCGAGATGACCCAGCAGGAGCTGGCTGCGCGCTGCGGCGTTTCGCGGCAGACGATCCTGGCCCTCGAGGCCGGTCGCTACGGGCCGAGCCTGGCGCTAGCCTTTCGCATCGCCCGGATCTTCGCCACGACCGTCGAAGCTGTCTTCACCTGGGCGGGCGAGGAGGACACCCGCCAACCGCCGCGCTAG
- a CDS encoding mechanosensitive ion channel family protein, translated as MDWNQTAAALISAGAVVVLMLLLGLGLRRWLLARLARLAQATSSHLDDVIVASLARALPIWLLLGGLFIAARILQLPPALAAIATKLLVSALIVAITVWAANLGTEFLKGPGGATSAAPATGVVRYAVRIVAFTVGGLVLLSNLGISITPVLTTLGIGGLAVALALQDTLSNLFAGMQLTLAGNIRVGDMIKLESSEEGVVEDIHWRVTRIQTLPNNFVLIPNNRLAQSVVTNYSRPTPDLSVIVPVSVHYASDLERVEAVTLAVAHAVLRTAPGGVADFEPALRYTGLGESGIHFNVVLRGDAYADSFLLKHEFIRGLLRAYAAEGIVIPYPVRALNLEQEKAQFGRGAS; from the coding sequence ATGGACTGGAATCAGACTGCCGCCGCACTGATCAGCGCAGGCGCCGTCGTCGTGCTGATGCTCCTGCTCGGGCTCGGCCTGCGCCGCTGGCTGCTGGCGCGGCTGGCGCGCCTCGCGCAGGCGACTTCCTCCCACCTGGACGACGTCATCGTCGCCTCGCTCGCCCGTGCCCTCCCGATCTGGCTGCTGCTCGGCGGGCTCTTCATCGCCGCGCGCATCCTGCAGCTGCCGCCGGCCCTGGCCGCGATCGCCACCAAGCTGCTCGTCTCGGCGCTCATCGTCGCGATCACCGTCTGGGCCGCCAACCTGGGCACGGAGTTCCTGAAGGGACCGGGGGGCGCGACGAGCGCCGCCCCCGCCACGGGCGTGGTGCGCTACGCCGTCCGCATCGTGGCCTTCACGGTCGGCGGGCTGGTGCTGCTCAGCAATCTCGGCATCTCGATCACGCCGGTGCTGACGACGCTGGGTATCGGCGGCCTCGCCGTGGCGCTCGCCCTCCAGGACACGCTCTCCAACCTCTTCGCCGGCATGCAGCTGACCCTGGCCGGCAACATCCGCGTCGGCGACATGATCAAGCTGGAGTCGAGCGAAGAGGGCGTCGTCGAGGACATCCACTGGCGGGTGACGCGCATCCAGACGCTGCCGAACAACTTCGTCCTCATCCCGAACAACCGGCTCGCGCAGAGCGTGGTGACGAACTACTCGCGGCCGACGCCGGACCTGTCCGTCATCGTGCCGGTCAGCGTCCACTACGCCAGCGATCTGGAGCGTGTCGAGGCGGTGACGCTCGCCGTCGCGCACGCGGTGCTGCGCACGGCGCCCGGCGGCGTCGCCGATTTCGAGCCGGCGCTGCGCTACACCGGCCTCGGCGAATCGGGCATCCACTTCAATGTCGTCCTGCGCGGGGACGCCTACGCGGACAGCTTCCTGCTCAAGCACGAGTTCATCAGGGGGCTGCTGCGCGCTTACGCCGCCGAGGGAATCGTCATCCCCTACCCCGTGCGGGCACTCAATCTCGAACAGGAGAAGGCGCAATTCGGCCGCGGCGCGTCCTGA
- a CDS encoding DUF309 domain-containing protein, with translation MARIDSMSEPERHTDRPLPPYRFLPGRGIHPTRDPAGHSYGLPPPAPATLSAADWRSNADFLYAVDLFNHRFWWEAHEVFEGLWHASGRRTPVGHCLQALIQCAAVHLQVELSHRRGAQSLLRRARRHAAAAGEATLGLDLAAVLADTAGFAADPQGPAAQLKLAG, from the coding sequence ATGGCCAGGATCGACTCCATGTCGGAACCGGAACGCCACACGGATCGCCCCCTGCCCCCCTACCGGTTCCTCCCCGGCCGGGGCATCCACCCCACGCGCGACCCGGCCGGCCATTCCTACGGGCTGCCGCCGCCGGCGCCGGCCACTCTGAGTGCGGCGGACTGGCGATCCAATGCCGACTTCCTCTACGCCGTGGACCTCTTCAACCACCGCTTCTGGTGGGAAGCCCACGAGGTCTTCGAGGGGCTCTGGCATGCTTCTGGCCGGCGGACGCCGGTGGGACACTGCCTGCAGGCCCTGATCCAGTGCGCGGCGGTCCATTTGCAGGTCGAGCTCAGTCACCGCCGCGGCGCCCAGAGCCTGCTGCGCCGGGCCCGTCGCCATGCCGCCGCCGCGGGCGAGGCGACCCTTGGCCTGGATCTCGCGGCCGTCCTCGCGGACACGGCCGGCTTCGCCGCCGATCCGCAGGGACCCGCCGCCCAGCTGAAGCTGGCGGGTTGA
- a CDS encoding cytochrome c3 family protein has protein sequence MNAFRALLALALLALPAAAFGADCIKCHNCDQPTPEQPCLSDCPRTGNQPTWSDFAAMDLPETCVLDQLVDRYEPVIFNHAQHAKMSGMGGSSCRLCHHANQQGWVGNCYGCHPAHLSGRHVGVPDLKTAYHRQCMFCHKEWSEETSCEICHAPRGTATPTAMPPKKKEQTSGFEHREEPKVINFKTSYEPGPYVVFDHRTHTQKYGLSCFECHHSDQCSACHHSNTSKFSPRLHNFSNVNTCTKCHNVGRCSTCHSQTEDRVFDHALTGMPLKSYHQELACDRCHDERRTHGHMPRECHGCHGDWGADDFNAASFDHAGTVGVDLREFHLGLDCDDCHPGKDYAATPVCHDCHEGGMTPSRLR, from the coding sequence TGGCGCTCCTGGCGCTGCCCGCCGCCGCCTTCGGCGCGGACTGCATCAAGTGCCACAACTGCGACCAGCCAACGCCAGAGCAGCCCTGCCTCAGCGACTGCCCGCGCACGGGCAATCAGCCGACCTGGTCGGACTTCGCGGCCATGGACCTGCCCGAGACCTGCGTGCTCGACCAGCTCGTGGACCGCTACGAGCCGGTCATCTTCAACCACGCGCAGCACGCGAAGATGTCCGGCATGGGCGGCTCGAGTTGCCGCCTCTGCCACCACGCCAACCAGCAGGGCTGGGTGGGGAACTGCTACGGCTGCCATCCGGCGCATCTGTCGGGGCGCCACGTCGGCGTGCCGGACCTCAAGACGGCCTACCACCGGCAGTGCATGTTCTGCCACAAGGAGTGGAGCGAGGAGACCAGCTGCGAGATCTGCCATGCGCCCCGCGGCACCGCCACGCCGACGGCGATGCCGCCCAAGAAGAAGGAGCAGACGAGCGGTTTCGAGCACCGCGAGGAACCGAAGGTGATCAACTTCAAGACCAGCTACGAGCCGGGCCCCTACGTGGTCTTCGACCACCGGACGCACACGCAGAAGTACGGGCTCAGCTGCTTCGAATGCCACCACAGCGACCAGTGCTCCGCCTGCCACCACAGCAACACCAGCAAGTTCTCGCCGCGACTGCACAACTTCAGCAACGTCAACACCTGCACGAAATGCCACAACGTCGGCCGCTGCAGCACCTGCCATTCCCAGACGGAGGACCGGGTCTTCGATCACGCGCTCACGGGCATGCCCCTGAAGAGCTACCATCAGGAGCTCGCCTGCGACCGCTGCCACGATGAGCGCCGAACCCACGGGCACATGCCGCGCGAGTGCCACGGCTGCCACGGTGACTGGGGCGCCGACGACTTCAACGCGGCAAGCTTCGACCACGCTGGCACGGTGGGTGTCGATCTGCGCGAGTTCCACCTGGGACTCGACTGCGACGATTGCCATCCGGGCAAGGACTACGCGGCGACGCCCGTCTGCCACGACTGCCACGAGGGCGGCATGACGCCGAGCCGGCTGCGCTAG